In Rhododendron vialii isolate Sample 1 chromosome 9a, ASM3025357v1, the following are encoded in one genomic region:
- the LOC131299977 gene encoding uncharacterized protein LOC131299977 produces MPTPTPPHLLRLILSCRKITAQVTHTTTESIVAMASSSEKEFLPQYRSKLNRFPRSHHLWDARVASRVGEKLGLRLTEIGVSFVEIDFSEEMSRPVHYRRMVGPLVDSVKRAGVTVSGAEKLQFEGY; encoded by the coding sequence atgccAACCCCAACTCCTCCCCACCTCCTCCGGCTAATCCTATCCTGCCGCAAAATCACGGCTCAAGTAACCCACACCACAACCGAATCCATCGTGGCCATGGCGTCATCTTCCGAGAAAGAATTCTTACCCCAGTACCGATCCAAGCTGAACCGGTTCCCTCGCTCCCACCACCTATGGGACGCCAGGGTCGCGTCCCGAGTCGGCGAGAAGCTAGGGCTTCGGCTAACGGAAATCGGCGTCTCGTTCGTCGAGATCGATTTCAGCGAGGAGATGTCGAGGCCGGTTCACTATCGGAGAATGGTGGGTCCGTTGGTGGATTCCGTTAAGCGCGCCGGGGTTACGGTCTCCGGCGCCGAGAAGTTGCAGTTCGAGGGTTACTGA
- the LOC131299975 gene encoding 2-oxoglutarate-dependent dioxygenase DAO-like — translation MTNSIPVIDVQDFPAQSGKLVAACEEWGCFRIINHGISTALMSDMHTVGNALFDRPMEIKQRTTNPDIPDRGYIANDGGSSSAVLTSSAPLPIPRQQRETKQREFLYESLGLYDPASHGAIDAFYDQLELFPKQRETIMRYINATHGLAMSIGCKLAESMGLVESDLFKGWACQYRLNKYNFNPHTLGRTGVPIHTDSGFLTIVQDDGGVGGLEVVDKITGNLVPIDPMPGTLLVNLGDIAKAWSNGRFYNVTHRVVNKASGEERLSIVLFVLGPKEAAVEAPAEIVDSDDPNSCRRGLYVPFTFEQYRMLRNSTRSKAGEALHLLRTTNEY, via the exons ATGACTAATAGTATCCCAGTAATCGACGTGCAAGATTTTCCAGCGCAATCTGGGAAACTAGTAGCCGCGTGCGAGGAGTGGGGATGCTTCAGGATCATCAACCACGGCATATCAACGGCTTTGATGTCTGATATGCACACGGTGGGTAACGCACTCTTCGACCGTCCCATGGAGATCAAACAACGGACTACCAATCCCGACATTCCAGACCGAGGTTACATAGCTAACGACGGAGGATCCTCCTCCGCCGTTCTGACTTCTTCTGCTCCTCTCCCTATCCCTCGTCAACAAAG GGAAACCAAACAGCGGGAGTTCCTTTATGAGAGCTTGGGTCTGTATGATCCTGCCTCTCATGGCGCTATTGATGCTTTCTATGATCAACTTGAGCTCTTTCCTAAACAAAG GGAGACGATAATGAGGTACATCAATGCCACCCATGGACTTGCAATGAGTATTGGGTGCAAATTGGCAGAGAGCATGGGTTTGGTGGAGAGTGATTTGTTCAAGGGATGGGCGTGCCAATACAGACTGAACAAATACAACTTCAATCCTCATACTCTGGGGCGCACTGGTGTCCCCATCCACACAGACTCTGGTTTTCTCACCATAGTACAAGATGATGGAGGCGTTGGTGGCCTTGAAGTTGTCGATAAGATAACTGGCAATCTTGTGCCCATTGATCCCATGCCCGGAACACTCCTTGTCAACCTTGGAGACATTGCTAAG GCATGGAGCAACGGGAGATTTTACAACGTGACGCACAGGGTCGTGAACAAAGCTAGCGGGGAAGAGCGCTTGTCGATTGTTTTGTTCGTGTTAGGTCCAAAGGAAGCGGCGGTGGAAGCCCCGGCGGAGATAGTGGATTCAGACGACCCGAACAGCTGCCGCCGCGGCCTCTACGTTCCTTTCACTTTCGAACAATACAGAATGCTCCGCAACTCGACCAGATCTAAAGCTGGTGAAGCTCTTCACCTCCTACGCACCACCAACGAGTACTAG